In Streptomyces sp. Li-HN-5-11, the sequence GCCAGGTCGCCGTTGGTCTCCCGCGCGAGCAGCGGGTCGTCGGGGCGGTAGCGGGGGAGGCGGTCGGCGAGGTCCTCGCCGAGCAGAGGCGTGCACAGGCAGGCGACGAACCAGCCCAGGTCGTAGCGTTCCAGGTCGCTCAGCAGCCGGTCCCGGCCGAAGAGCAGGGTGCCGACCCCGTCGATCTGCGAAAACTCCTCGTCCAGCGCGGCACCGAGGGCCCGTGCGTCCTGCCGGTCGGCGTCCGTCGGCTCGTTCCGCAGCGCGACCAGCAGATCCAGGTCGCTGCGGCCCACGCGCGCGGTGCCACGGGGGATCGACCCGTAGAGGTACGCGCTGTGCAGCCGCGCTCCGAAGACGCCCGGCAGCCGGTCACGGGCTGCCGCGACGACGGGCCGGAAGGCGGAGGGCACGCGCGCGAGGGACCCTTCGCGCGCGATGTGTCCCTCCGGGGTGAGGCCCCGATGGGGGAGGGGCGGCAGCGGAGGGAGCGTCAGCGCGACCTCTTGGCCAGGCGCTCCACGTCCAGCAGGATCACCGCGCGGGCCTCCAGACGGAGCCAGCCGCGCTGGGCGAAGTCCGCCAGTGCCTTGTTCACGGTCTCGCGGGAGGCGCCGACCAGCTGGGCCAGCTCCTCCTGCGTCAGGTCGTGCACGACGTGGATGCCCTCCTCGGACTGCACG encodes:
- a CDS encoding nucleotidyltransferase domain-containing protein, giving the protein MPSAFRPVVAAARDRLPGVFGARLHSAYLYGSIPRGTARVGRSDLDLLVALRNEPTDADRQDARALGAALDEEFSQIDGVGTLLFGRDRLLSDLERYDLGWFVACLCTPLLGEDLADRLPRYRPDDPLLARETNGDLALYLPRWRERIAAAEDTEEARRPLVRFMSRHLVRTGFTLVMPRWRGWTSDLHEMAEAFGSYYPARAEQMREAAGYGYEPVGAPGVLHTYVDDLGPWLAGEYARVHGVKAPRPEATA